The proteins below are encoded in one region of Halalkalicoccus jeotgali B3:
- a CDS encoding metal-dependent transcriptional regulator, producing the protein MTLSAVMEDYLKAIYQLQREGADERVRTSALADHLGVTPPTVTSMLSKLESRGLLDREKYKGVVLTPEGERVAIEVIRHHRLLEAYLSEHLDFAWSEVHDEADRLEHHISEAFEERVAAVLEDPTVDPHGAPIPNEDLEPPAEPAGDVLSECEVGATVEVREVSDRDPDVLEYLSEHGVNPGVSLSVEEVAPFGMVTVSTDDGRVSLPEDVARHVRVAPVAEALG; encoded by the coding sequence ATGACGCTCAGCGCCGTCATGGAGGACTACCTCAAGGCCATCTACCAGCTCCAGCGGGAGGGCGCCGACGAGCGCGTGCGCACCTCGGCGCTCGCCGACCACCTCGGAGTGACACCGCCGACGGTCACGAGCATGCTCTCGAAGCTCGAATCGCGGGGACTGCTCGACCGCGAGAAGTACAAGGGGGTCGTCCTCACTCCCGAAGGCGAGCGCGTCGCCATTGAGGTGATCCGGCATCACCGACTGCTCGAGGCCTACCTGAGCGAGCACCTCGATTTCGCGTGGAGCGAGGTCCACGACGAGGCCGACCGGCTCGAACACCACATCAGCGAGGCCTTCGAGGAGCGTGTCGCCGCTGTTTTGGAGGACCCGACGGTCGACCCCCACGGCGCGCCGATCCCCAACGAGGACCTCGAACCGCCCGCCGAACCCGCCGGCGACGTGCTGTCCGAGTGTGAGGTCGGCGCGACCGTCGAGGTCCGGGAGGTCAGCGACCGCGACCCCGATGTCCTCGAATACCTCTCGGAACACGGCGTCAACCCCGGGGTCTCCCTCTCGGTGGAGGAGGTCGCCCCCTTCGGGATGGTGACCGTCAGCACCGACGACGGCCGCGTCTCGCTACCCGAGGATGTCGCCCGCCACGTCCGAGTCGCCCCGGTCGCGGAGGCGCTCGGATAA
- a CDS encoding DUF4385 domain-containing protein has protein sequence MSDGDPEYDTDFRENPEDYEIGRGEEGVFKVQPYKSELLPLWTFKTPEEAEESAEAILGKYEEYRENDDFPGMDMARKYLRMGYTRSMRYARYPGGTKYKDGEEREPEEWADPEKREAALRFEQRLERVRDDEAYRRAKEAHRKR, from the coding sequence ATGAGCGACGGGGATCCCGAGTACGATACGGATTTCCGCGAGAACCCCGAGGACTACGAGATCGGCCGCGGCGAGGAGGGCGTCTTCAAGGTCCAACCGTATAAGAGCGAACTGCTCCCGCTGTGGACGTTCAAGACGCCCGAGGAGGCCGAAGAGTCGGCGGAAGCGATCCTCGGGAAGTACGAGGAGTATCGTGAGAACGACGACTTCCCGGGGATGGACATGGCCCGCAAGTACCTCCGGATGGGCTACACCCGGTCGATGCGCTACGCGCGATATCCCGGCGGGACGAAGTACAAAGACGGCGAGGAGCGAGAACCGGAGGAGTGGGCCGACCCCGAGAAACGCGAGGCGGCGCTTCGTTTCGAGCAGCGTTTAGAGCGCGTTCGCGATGACGAGGCCTATCGGCGGGCGAAGGAGGCCCACCGGAAACGATGA
- a CDS encoding TIGR00296 family protein produces MSEAQTVRLSYEDGIRAVELARESIESYVRHGQREQPGSMREAFYQRTGALVRIESTRGRGSLRGCAGSYQSSDQLGHAIVDAAIAAASGDSCGSELTAAELDSVAVSTCIVRDVLLTDDPLADLELGVHGIAIDAGDRGGWLYPTIPVENDWSAREYLDRTCRKAGLPPTAWQDDDVMVVLFGGEVFREREPNGSVEHRSNL; encoded by the coding sequence ATGTCCGAGGCCCAGACCGTACGCCTCAGCTACGAAGACGGCATTCGGGCCGTCGAACTGGCGCGCGAATCGATCGAGTCCTACGTTCGTCACGGTCAGCGCGAGCAGCCGGGCAGCATGCGCGAGGCGTTCTATCAGCGAACCGGGGCGCTGGTGCGCATCGAATCGACTCGCGGACGGGGCAGCCTGCGGGGGTGTGCCGGCTCGTATCAGTCGAGCGACCAGTTGGGTCACGCCATCGTCGACGCCGCCATCGCTGCCGCCAGTGGCGATTCGTGTGGCTCGGAACTCACCGCCGCCGAACTCGACAGCGTCGCGGTCTCGACGTGTATCGTCCGTGACGTCCTCCTGACCGACGATCCGCTTGCGGACCTCGAACTCGGCGTCCACGGGATCGCGATCGATGCCGGGGACCGGGGCGGGTGGCTCTACCCGACGATCCCCGTCGAGAACGACTGGAGCGCCCGCGAGTACCTCGATCGTACCTGCCGGAAGGCCGGCCTCCCGCCGACGGCCTGGCAGGACGACGACGTGATGGTCGTGCTCTTCGGCGGCGAGGTCTTCCGCGAGCGCGAGCCGAACGGCTCGGTCGAGCACCGCTCGAACCTATAA
- a CDS encoding rhodanese-like domain-containing protein yields MVEELTPEEVKEKVEEGEVRVVDIRSPAEFERGHIPGAINVPMTRLPSEIDQHDWDGEVVVACPIGKSSIQAAKLIGSYEGVENANRIASMEGGYDAWEYDLESGEA; encoded by the coding sequence ATGGTCGAGGAACTCACTCCCGAGGAGGTAAAGGAGAAGGTCGAAGAGGGAGAGGTACGGGTCGTCGACATCCGCTCGCCGGCCGAGTTCGAGCGGGGACACATCCCCGGCGCGATCAACGTCCCGATGACCCGGCTCCCGAGCGAGATCGACCAACACGACTGGGACGGCGAGGTCGTCGTCGCCTGCCCGATCGGCAAGAGTTCGATCCAGGCCGCCAAACTCATCGGGAGCTACGAGGGCGTCGAGAACGCGAACCGGATCGCGAGCATGGAGGGTGGCTACGACGCCTGGGAGTACGACCTCGAGAGCGGCGAGGCCTGA
- a CDS encoding lipoyl protein ligase domain-containing protein — translation MRVLRGRAASIEADRRVIRELLEAAGEERDPGVRVWTPHRQLAFGRRDTNEAGYEKARRVAEGRGFPALSRNVGGRAVAYTGRTLAFAHAIPIDDPRTGLGERYDGATARVKRALADCAVAVERGEPPNSFCPGAHSLSSDGKVVGIAQRITSRAALVSGIVVVTDREEIAGVLSPVYDALSIPFDPVSVGSVAQAGGPDDPERVARAIEGELVGDDRIEVERIDG, via the coding sequence ATGCGCGTGCTCCGAGGGCGGGCGGCGTCGATCGAGGCCGACCGGCGGGTGATACGGGAACTGCTGGAGGCGGCCGGCGAGGAGCGCGACCCCGGGGTTCGGGTCTGGACGCCACACCGCCAGCTCGCGTTCGGCCGACGGGACACGAACGAGGCCGGGTACGAAAAAGCGCGCCGTGTTGCCGAAGGACGGGGGTTCCCGGCGCTCTCCCGGAACGTCGGTGGGCGGGCGGTCGCCTACACCGGGCGGACGCTCGCGTTCGCCCACGCGATCCCGATCGACGATCCCCGAACGGGACTGGGCGAGCGATACGACGGGGCGACAGCGCGGGTGAAGCGAGCGCTCGCGGACTGCGCGGTCGCGGTCGAGCGTGGGGAGCCCCCCAACAGTTTCTGTCCCGGCGCTCACTCGCTGTCGAGCGACGGAAAGGTCGTCGGGATCGCCCAGCGGATCACCTCGCGGGCGGCGCTCGTCTCGGGGATCGTCGTCGTCACGGATCGCGAGGAGATCGCGGGCGTTCTATCCCCCGTTTACGACGCCCTCTCGATCCCCTTCGACCCCGTTTCAGTAGGAAGCGTCGCGCAGGCGGGCGGGCCGGACGACCCCGAGCGGGTCGCGCGGGCCATCGAGGGAGAACTGGTCGGCGACGACCGAATCGAGGTCGAGCGGATCGACGGGTGA
- a CDS encoding desampylase has translation MSNRSPATSARVIEFERGAYDAIVEHAREGAPEEVCGVLGGVAGETCSRVRTVRRAENAAERPKTRYAIAPAEAIELIEGVEAEGDLVGFYHSHPAGPPEPSETDAARAAWPGASYVIVALGGEPCVGAWRWTDGDGFEAETVGMLPAER, from the coding sequence ATGAGCAATCGATCGCCGGCGACGAGCGCCCGAGTCATCGAGTTCGAGCGCGGGGCCTACGACGCGATCGTCGAACACGCCCGCGAGGGGGCTCCCGAGGAGGTCTGTGGCGTTCTGGGCGGCGTCGCTGGCGAGACGTGCTCGCGGGTGCGGACGGTCCGTCGGGCGGAAAACGCCGCAGAGAGGCCGAAGACGCGCTACGCGATCGCCCCCGCCGAGGCGATCGAACTGATCGAGGGCGTTGAGGCCGAGGGCGACCTCGTGGGGTTCTATCACTCGCATCCGGCGGGCCCGCCCGAACCGAGCGAGACCGACGCGGCGCGGGCGGCGTGGCCGGGAGCGAGCTACGTGATCGTGGCGCTTGGCGGCGAGCCGTGCGTCGGCGCGTGGCGCTGGACGGACGGGGACGGGTTCGAGGCGGAGACGGTCGGCATGCTCCCGGCGGAGCGATAG
- a CDS encoding Hvo_1808 family surface protein, protein MRRPAVLSLVVLLVLSGAAPGAFGLSVPAEAQTGSEPGGDWRQYNPDDELAVDASDGLSETELEAVVSRAMVRIEAVRGIEFEDRPPVTVVTREEFQRQYAGLGGTVTGEQATFENARLQALFLVGDEENATAVRTENANTSIAGFYEPATGEIVVVSNNEEPRLNELTLAHELVHAYQDDRWGLANYDARTQDGSGGELGLIEGDAVYTETLYERRCGVEWECMIPGDTGGEPAEGQNRPANIGVLILEYLPYDAGPAFVETIHGAGGWNAVDAAYDDPPRSTEQVISPERYPNDDPREVSIEDSSAEEWERLDPEGGPDYDRLGAGAITTMFVNPLYDSNGQDPVIPADEWFTYEGDEPPPYGMFDYGSRYAAGWAGDRLVAYENGDELGYVLKLTYESPEDVETFAGGFDDLLAYWGAERVESDTYVIEEGGYDGAYHVAVDGDTVTITHAPDVDSLGGISAEARPGSDEGAPGADASAEEGSGVDAEALPGFGITAPLVALLVVFAAGALFVRRG, encoded by the coding sequence ATGCGTCGTCCCGCGGTGCTCTCGCTCGTCGTGTTGCTCGTCCTCTCCGGCGCCGCTCCGGGCGCGTTCGGCCTCAGCGTGCCCGCCGAGGCACAAACGGGGTCGGAACCGGGGGGCGACTGGCGACAGTACAATCCCGACGACGAGCTCGCGGTCGACGCCTCGGACGGCCTCTCCGAGACCGAACTCGAGGCGGTCGTCTCGCGGGCGATGGTCCGCATCGAGGCGGTTCGAGGGATCGAGTTCGAGGACCGGCCCCCGGTGACCGTCGTCACCCGCGAGGAGTTCCAGCGCCAGTACGCCGGGCTGGGCGGGACCGTGACCGGAGAGCAGGCGACGTTCGAGAACGCGCGCCTCCAGGCGCTGTTTCTGGTCGGCGACGAGGAGAACGCGACCGCCGTCCGGACCGAGAACGCAAACACCTCCATCGCGGGGTTCTACGAGCCCGCAACCGGCGAGATCGTCGTCGTCTCGAACAATGAGGAACCCCGACTGAACGAACTCACCCTCGCACACGAACTCGTCCACGCCTACCAGGACGACCGCTGGGGGCTCGCGAACTACGACGCCCGTACGCAGGACGGCTCGGGCGGCGAACTCGGGTTGATCGAGGGAGACGCCGTCTACACCGAGACGCTGTACGAACGGCGCTGTGGCGTCGAGTGGGAGTGTATGATCCCCGGCGATACCGGTGGGGAGCCCGCCGAGGGCCAGAACCGCCCCGCGAACATCGGCGTCCTGATCCTCGAGTACCTGCCCTACGACGCCGGCCCAGCCTTCGTCGAGACGATCCACGGGGCGGGCGGCTGGAACGCCGTCGACGCCGCCTACGACGACCCACCACGAAGCACCGAGCAGGTGATCTCCCCCGAGCGCTACCCGAACGACGACCCCCGCGAGGTGAGTATCGAGGACTCGTCCGCCGAGGAGTGGGAGCGCCTCGACCCCGAGGGCGGGCCCGACTACGACCGGTTGGGGGCGGGCGCGATCACGACCATGTTCGTCAATCCGCTGTACGACAGCAACGGACAGGATCCGGTGATCCCCGCCGACGAGTGGTTCACCTACGAGGGCGACGAACCGCCCCCGTACGGGATGTTCGACTACGGGAGCCGGTACGCCGCGGGCTGGGCGGGCGACCGACTCGTCGCCTACGAGAACGGCGACGAGTTGGGCTACGTCTTGAAACTGACGTACGAGTCGCCCGAAGACGTCGAGACCTTCGCGGGCGGTTTCGACGACCTGCTCGCCTACTGGGGCGCAGAGCGCGTCGAGAGCGACACCTACGTCATCGAGGAGGGCGGCTACGACGGGGCGTATCACGTGGCCGTCGATGGCGATACCGTCACGATCACTCACGCGCCCGACGTCGATTCGCTCGGTGGGATCTCGGCCGAGGCCCGACCCGGCTCCGACGAGGGCGCGCCCGGGGCCGACGCGAGTGCCGAGGAGGGGTCGGGTGTGGACGCTGAGGCCCTGCCCGGCTTCGGGATCACCGCCCCGCTGGTGGCGCTTCTGGTCGTGTTCGCCGCGGGGGCGCTTTTCGTCCGACGAGGCTAA
- a CDS encoding PaaI family thioesterase, whose product MTQFPIDDGSFLQAYIDDHHEYLSWLGTRVDALEEGRLVMSIPYDEKLTNVHPGGSEGRPEINGGVAATLIDTAGGLALRTTLDDPFEGGVATINLNVNYLERATDDLTATAEVIRSGGSVGVSEIRLESGPDAESRPVATGQGAYRLFRGE is encoded by the coding sequence ATGACGCAGTTCCCCATCGACGACGGCTCGTTCCTCCAGGCGTACATCGACGACCACCACGAGTACCTCTCCTGGCTCGGCACCCGCGTCGACGCGCTCGAGGAGGGCCGTCTCGTCATGTCGATCCCCTACGACGAGAAACTCACCAACGTCCATCCCGGCGGGAGCGAGGGGCGTCCCGAGATCAACGGCGGGGTCGCCGCGACCCTGATCGACACCGCGGGCGGGCTCGCCCTGCGGACCACCCTCGACGACCCGTTCGAGGGTGGCGTGGCTACGATCAACCTGAACGTCAACTACCTCGAACGGGCCACGGACGATCTGACCGCGACCGCGGAGGTCATCCGCTCGGGCGGGAGCGTCGGCGTCAGCGAGATCCGCCTCGAGAGCGGGCCCGACGCGGAATCGCGGCCGGTCGCCACCGGACAGGGTGCCTACCGGCTGTTCCGGGGCGAGTGA
- a CDS encoding DUF5806 family protein, with translation MSDRPPSDPVDEPRQAEDSPETGDRPEGSPAARIRPADVAEADDSGADRAAPDDVDDPSGSSDRRDVPDDVRRYARFTKMDGAAYDRVNGFLRDRTYVTAREWAIARLCADFRTETGVEMTKIGENLPELVPFMTDTYSPQAVNQARAAFEEKVTKSGATFLYGAMSGFFTAEELDELMYEVTEIAKFLLEVEGTDLAATEELDVEDRISEVMRDVRRSSERFRTEETGHDHDVCPHCGEDLE, from the coding sequence ATGTCCGACCGACCGCCCTCCGACCCCGTCGACGAGCCACGCCAGGCCGAGGACTCCCCCGAAACCGGCGACCGACCGGAGGGGTCCCCGGCAGCTCGGATCCGACCCGCCGACGTCGCCGAGGCAGACGACTCGGGCGCCGATCGGGCCGCCCCCGATGACGTCGACGATCCGTCCGGGTCGTCGGATCGTCGGGATGTTCCCGACGACGTCCGCCGCTATGCCCGCTTTACGAAGATGGACGGGGCGGCCTACGACCGGGTCAACGGCTTCCTGCGCGATCGCACCTACGTCACCGCCCGCGAGTGGGCCATCGCTCGATTGTGTGCGGACTTTCGAACCGAGACGGGCGTCGAGATGACCAAGATCGGCGAGAACCTGCCCGAACTGGTCCCCTTCATGACCGACACCTACTCCCCGCAGGCGGTCAACCAGGCGCGGGCCGCCTTCGAGGAGAAGGTCACCAAATCCGGCGCGACCTTCCTCTACGGCGCGATGAGCGGCTTTTTCACCGCCGAGGAGCTCGACGAGTTGATGTACGAGGTCACCGAGATCGCCAAATTCCTGCTGGAGGTCGAGGGAACGGATCTGGCTGCCACCGAGGAACTCGACGTCGAGGACCGCATCTCGGAGGTGATGCGGGACGTCCGGCGCTCCAGCGAGCGCTTTCGTACCGAGGAGACCGGCCACGACCACGACGTCTGTCCCCACTGCGGGGAGGACCTCGAATAG
- a CDS encoding nicotinate phosphoribosyltransferase, protein MDDRFETLSPAAIREGTATDAYFLRTETTLEHAGKNPRVVAEVTADQFPTGEFEAFGGIKDVANLLAGRELTVHAIREGRLFDGGPVMRIEGPYLEFARFETSILGFLSQASAFLSAALDVRRAAPDSQVLSFGARHLHPMLAPTVERAALIAGLDGFSHVAAGEVLGREAGGTMPHALLLCYGRGNQQAAFRAFDEAVPEDVPRIALCDTFSDEIEEVLGAIEALGDDLDSVRIDTTGSRRGDFEHILKELRWHLDSRGYEDVGIFASGGLGPADLRELRDVAAGFGVGGAITSADPVDFALDIVEIEGEAIAKRGKLPGVKEVYRTSEGGHHVALADREDADGEALLEPLIEDGEIVREFGIDVAEERLRADAAAVL, encoded by the coding sequence ATGGACGACCGATTCGAGACGCTCTCGCCGGCGGCGATCCGCGAGGGCACCGCGACCGACGCCTACTTCCTGCGGACCGAGACGACCCTCGAACACGCCGGGAAGAACCCTCGCGTCGTCGCCGAGGTGACCGCGGATCAGTTCCCCACCGGCGAGTTCGAGGCCTTCGGGGGGATCAAAGACGTCGCGAACCTGCTCGCCGGTCGCGAGCTGACGGTCCACGCCATCCGCGAGGGGCGGCTGTTCGACGGCGGCCCCGTCATGCGTATCGAGGGGCCGTACCTGGAGTTCGCGCGCTTCGAGACCTCGATTCTGGGCTTTCTCTCGCAGGCCAGCGCCTTCCTCTCGGCCGCCCTCGACGTGCGCCGGGCGGCCCCCGACTCGCAGGTGCTCTCCTTTGGCGCTCGGCACCTCCACCCGATGCTCGCACCCACCGTCGAGCGGGCGGCGCTGATCGCCGGGCTGGATGGCTTCTCGCACGTGGCTGCCGGCGAAGTCCTGGGACGGGAGGCCGGCGGGACCATGCCCCACGCCCTGTTGCTGTGTTACGGCCGAGGCAACCAGCAGGCGGCCTTCCGCGCGTTCGACGAGGCCGTCCCAGAGGACGTGCCCCGGATCGCGCTATGTGATACCTTTTCGGACGAGATCGAGGAGGTACTCGGCGCGATCGAGGCGCTCGGCGACGATCTGGACAGCGTGCGCATCGACACCACCGGCTCCCGACGCGGCGACTTCGAACACATCCTCAAGGAACTGCGCTGGCACCTCGACTCGCGGGGCTACGAGGACGTGGGCATCTTCGCCTCGGGCGGGCTCGGCCCCGCGGACTTACGCGAACTGCGGGACGTGGCGGCGGGCTTTGGCGTCGGCGGCGCGATCACGAGCGCCGACCCGGTCGACTTCGCGCTCGATATCGTCGAGATCGAGGGCGAGGCGATCGCAAAGCGCGGAAAGCTCCCCGGCGTCAAGGAGGTCTACCGGACGTCCGAGGGCGGCCATCACGTCGCGCTCGCCGATCGCGAGGACGCCGACGGGGAGGCGCTATTGGAGCCGCTGATCGAGGATGGGGAGATCGTCCGGGAGTTCGGTATCGACGTGGCGGAAGAACGGTTGCGTGCGGACGCGGCGGCCGTGTTATAG
- a CDS encoding universal stress protein codes for MKLLLGIGGSDDSWHALTQTAERAAEAGDSLTVAILENPDSEMAPEAIEGKVEETLDEYDLEAEVRHVEGDPGAMLVEIGDGEGYDQIVLGGGQRSPMGKIRVGQVAEFVVLNAETSVTLVR; via the coding sequence ATGAAACTGCTGTTGGGCATCGGCGGGAGCGACGACTCTTGGCACGCGCTCACACAGACCGCAGAGCGCGCCGCCGAGGCGGGGGACTCGCTGACGGTCGCGATCCTCGAGAACCCCGACTCGGAGATGGCTCCCGAGGCCATCGAGGGGAAAGTCGAGGAGACGCTCGACGAATACGACCTCGAGGCCGAGGTGCGCCACGTCGAGGGCGACCCCGGCGCGATGCTCGTCGAGATCGGCGACGGTGAGGGCTACGATCAGATCGTGCTCGGCGGCGGGCAGCGAAGCCCGATGGGGAAGATCCGGGTCGGGCAGGTCGCGGAGTTCGTCGTGTTGAACGCCGAAACCAGCGTCACCCTCGTGAGATAG
- a CDS encoding aminopeptidase, protein MDERTHEHAEVLVDWSARVERGDDVVLSVAEGAHDLAVAVAEKLGERGANPLVTYDSDEVSRAYLRAHDGEFGTGEHELAMMESADVYLRLGGGRNTSALADVPGEVRQGYATATAALRETRMDTDWVSTVHPTRSLAQQAGMAYEEYRDFVYDAICRDWEALAEEMAEMKELLDAGSEVRIEKGGTDLTMSIEGRTAVNSAASVAYDSHNLPSGEVFTAPHATEGEVFFDVPMTINGKRLQDVSLVFEGGEVVDFSAGTNEDELETILDTDAGARRLGELGIGMNRGIDRFTDNVLFDEKMGDTVHLAVGRAYDACLPEGESGNDSAVHVDLITDMSEGVMEIDGEVVQRNGVFRWEDGFEV, encoded by the coding sequence ATGGACGAACGAACCCACGAACACGCCGAGGTACTGGTTGACTGGAGCGCACGGGTCGAACGGGGCGATGACGTCGTCCTCTCGGTCGCGGAGGGGGCCCACGACCTCGCGGTAGCGGTCGCGGAGAAGCTGGGCGAGCGCGGTGCGAACCCGCTCGTGACCTACGATTCGGACGAGGTGAGCCGGGCGTATCTCCGGGCGCACGACGGCGAGTTCGGGACCGGAGAACACGAACTGGCGATGATGGAGTCGGCGGACGTCTACCTCCGACTGGGTGGTGGGCGTAACACGAGCGCGCTTGCGGACGTCCCCGGCGAGGTCCGCCAGGGGTACGCCACGGCGACGGCGGCGCTCCGCGAGACCCGAATGGACACCGACTGGGTTTCGACCGTACACCCCACGCGAAGCCTCGCCCAGCAGGCCGGCATGGCCTACGAGGAGTATCGGGACTTCGTCTACGACGCGATCTGTCGGGACTGGGAAGCACTGGCCGAGGAGATGGCCGAGATGAAGGAGCTCCTCGATGCGGGAAGCGAGGTACGTATCGAGAAGGGGGGCACCGATCTCACGATGTCTATCGAGGGCCGAACGGCGGTGAACAGCGCCGCCTCGGTCGCCTACGACTCGCACAACCTGCCCTCCGGTGAGGTCTTTACCGCGCCCCACGCCACGGAGGGCGAGGTCTTCTTCGACGTGCCGATGACGATCAACGGAAAGCGCCTGCAGGACGTCTCGCTGGTCTTCGAGGGCGGCGAGGTCGTCGATTTCTCGGCGGGAACCAACGAGGACGAACTCGAAACGATCCTCGACACCGACGCGGGCGCGCGGCGGCTCGGGGAACTGGGCATCGGGATGAACCGCGGGATCGACCGCTTTACCGACAACGTCCTCTTCGACGAGAAGATGGGCGACACCGTTCATCTGGCGGTGGGCCGGGCCTACGACGCCTGCCTACCCGAGGGCGAGTCGGGCAACGACTCGGCGGTCCACGTCGACCTGATCACCGACATGAGCGAGGGCGTCATGGAGATCGACGGCGAAGTCGTCCAGCGAAACGGCGTTTTCCGCTGGGAGGACGGGTTCGAGGTGTAG
- a CDS encoding dihydroorotase, translating into MLITNATLADGRTVDVRIEGERIGAVKPQLPGEPDVDATGKLLMPGAIDAHVHFREPGFPHKETWETGSQSAAAGGVTTVVDQPNTDPPTVDGASFDAKAELARESYVDYGINGGVTEGWDPDELFSRPVFALGEVFLADSTGEMGIGTELFERAVERAAHEDTVVTVHAEDATRFDRRALEAAGDGIGREGDADAWSAFRSAAAETAAVELACEVGARSDAAIHIAHTSTPEGIDAAVRAGATCEVCPHHLFLSRDDLEELGTLGRMNPPLRSEERREAVFERVRDGTVDIVATDHAPHTREEKEAGIREAPSGVPGVETMVPLLLAAAERGEFARERVRDLVATNPARVFCLPRKGKIEEGMDADLALYDPDRIEAIHGESLHSKADWTPFEGHEGVFPELTLVRGTVVYDHGKEGENGEFGRPAGRNVRR; encoded by the coding sequence ATGCTCATCACGAACGCCACGCTGGCCGACGGCCGGACCGTCGACGTCCGGATCGAGGGCGAGCGGATCGGCGCCGTAAAACCGCAACTCCCGGGCGAACCCGACGTGGACGCGACCGGTAAACTCCTCATGCCCGGCGCGATCGACGCCCACGTCCACTTTCGCGAACCCGGCTTTCCACACAAGGAGACGTGGGAGACGGGGTCGCAAAGCGCCGCCGCGGGCGGGGTCACGACGGTCGTGGACCAGCCCAACACCGACCCGCCGACGGTCGACGGGGCGAGCTTCGACGCGAAGGCCGAACTGGCCCGCGAGTCGTACGTCGACTACGGGATCAACGGCGGCGTCACCGAGGGGTGGGATCCCGACGAACTGTTCTCCCGGCCCGTCTTCGCGCTCGGGGAGGTCTTTCTGGCGGACTCGACCGGCGAGATGGGGATCGGGACGGAGCTGTTCGAGCGGGCGGTCGAGCGCGCTGCCCACGAGGACACGGTCGTGACCGTCCACGCCGAGGACGCGACCCGCTTCGACCGGAGGGCGCTCGAAGCCGCGGGCGACGGAATCGGCCGCGAGGGCGACGCCGACGCCTGGAGCGCCTTCCGGAGCGCCGCGGCCGAGACCGCGGCCGTCGAACTGGCCTGCGAGGTCGGCGCCCGGAGCGACGCCGCGATCCACATCGCCCACACCTCCACGCCCGAGGGGATCGACGCCGCCGTGAGGGCGGGCGCGACCTGCGAAGTCTGTCCCCACCACCTGTTTCTCTCCCGGGACGACCTTGAGGAACTGGGCACCCTCGGCCGAATGAACCCGCCGCTCAGAAGCGAGGAACGGCGGGAAGCGGTATTCGAGCGGGTCCGTGACGGCACTGTCGATATCGTCGCGACGGACCACGCGCCCCACACCCGCGAGGAGAAGGAGGCCGGGATACGGGAAGCGCCGAGCGGGGTGCCCGGCGTCGAGACGATGGTCCCCCTCCTGTTGGCGGCGGCCGAACGCGGCGAGTTCGCCCGCGAGCGCGTGCGCGATCTGGTCGCAACGAACCCCGCGCGGGTCTTCTGTCTGCCCCGGAAGGGGAAAATCGAGGAGGGGATGGATGCGGATTTGGCGCTGTACGATCCCGACCGGATCGAGGCGATCCACGGGGAGTCCCTGCACTCGAAGGCGGACTGGACCCCCTTCGAAGGACACGAGGGGGTCTTCCCGGAACTGACGCTGGTCCGCGGAACGGTCGTCTACGATCACGGTAAAGAGGGTGAAAACGGGGAGTTCGGCCGACCGGCCGGTCGGAACGTCCGGCGGTAG
- a CDS encoding cysteine hydrolase family protein yields MRFDPDRTALVVVDMQKGFCHEEGSLYAPASEAAISSVKEAIETAREAGVQVVYTRDVHPPEQFEDAHYYDEFERWGEHVLEGSREAEIVGELAPEEGDHVVEKHTYDAFYNTELEGWLRARGIEDLLICGTLANVCVFHTAGSAGLRDFRPVVIEDALGYIEEDHLEYALEHSAWLFGETIGRDGIEFDP; encoded by the coding sequence ATGCGATTCGACCCTGATCGGACGGCGCTGGTCGTCGTCGACATGCAAAAGGGCTTCTGTCACGAGGAGGGGAGCCTGTACGCACCCGCGAGCGAAGCCGCGATCAGCTCGGTGAAAGAGGCCATCGAAACCGCACGCGAGGCGGGCGTGCAGGTGGTCTACACCCGGGACGTCCACCCACCGGAACAGTTCGAGGACGCCCACTACTACGACGAGTTCGAGCGCTGGGGCGAACACGTCCTCGAGGGCTCGCGGGAGGCCGAAATCGTCGGGGAACTGGCTCCCGAAGAGGGCGATCACGTCGTCGAGAAACACACCTACGACGCCTTCTACAACACCGAACTGGAGGGATGGCTCCGCGCACGCGGCATCGAGGACCTACTGATCTGTGGTACGCTGGCGAACGTCTGTGTGTTCCACACGGCGGGCAGCGCCGGCCTGCGCGATTTCCGGCCCGTCGTGATCGAGGACGCCTTGGGCTACATCGAGGAGGACCACTTGGAGTACGCCCTCGAACACTCGGCGTGGCTATTCGGGGAGACGATCGGGCGCGACGGGATCGAGTTCGATCCATGA